In Dermacentor silvarum isolate Dsil-2018 chromosome 2, BIME_Dsil_1.4, whole genome shotgun sequence, the following proteins share a genomic window:
- the LOC119442681 gene encoding lysM and putative peptidoglycan-binding domain-containing protein 4 — translation MVSLPKRWSLSKPKSRHRGPRYHRGLLRTNSEGDEQQAFIFADGDDVASDEVGSWDDATELRLRGGQNGSKDTGDRNKFAARKAPPSAVFEHRIVEGETLQGIALRYGCTVGALRHFNNLLSDQDFFALTVIKVPDRIHIATGQLVDTNVPADDTISVASDGAESPPDKAIRYWKNLDHKVQAALQERGAGDDGIQIDEVEDSSIDRHVSRPQPDSSSGADCGIGWCGIIAIVVIVAVLVPSFYVLYILVYQKEIHDGAVQLRK, via the exons ATGGTGTCCCTTCCCAAAAGATGGTCGCTGTCTAAGCCCAAGAGTCGTCACCGGGGTCCTCGTTATCACCGAGGCCTCCTGAGGACTAATTCGGAAGGAGACGAACAACAGGCTTTTATTTTCGCCGACGGAGACGACGTCGCTTCCGATGAAGTCGGCTCTTGGGATGATGCGACAGAACTCAGACTTCGTGGAGGTCAGAACGGTTCCAAAGACACCGGCGACAGAAACAAATTTGCGGCTCGAAAGGCTCCGCCTTCGGCAGTGTTTGAGCACCGTATTGTTGAAGGCGAAACACTGCAAGGCATTGCACTCCGTTACGGGTGCACG GTTGGTGCCTTGCGACACTTTAACAACCTTCTTAGTGACCAGGACTTCTTTGCCCTCACTGTGATCAAAGTCCCTGATCGCATCCACATTGCAACGGGACAACTTGTTGACACAAATGTGCCTGCCGATGACACCATCTCTGTGGCCAGTGATGGTGCAGAGTCGCCGCCGGACAAAGCGATCCGCTATTGGAAGAACCTTGACCATAAAGTGCAAGCAGCCTTGCAAGAGCGAGGTGCGGGAGATGACGGCATCCAGATTGACGAAGTTGAGGACAGCTCCATCGACCGTCATGTCTCGCGTCCACAGCCCGATTCGTCGAGTGGTGCAGACTGTGGCATAGGATGGTGCGGGATAATTGCTATTGTTGTCATTGTTGCAGTGCTCGTGCCATCTTTCTATGTTCTGTACATACTCGTCTACCAAAAGGAAATTCATGATGGAGCTGTGCAGTTGAGAAAGTGA
- the LOC119442682 gene encoding 60S ribosomal protein L17 produces MGRYSVDPDNATKSCKARGSNLRVHFKNTRETAQAIKHMPLRRAQRYLKNVIAKKEIVPFRRFNGGVGRKAQAKAFGCTQGRWPKKSAEFLWQLLRNAESNADYKGLDVDRLVIDHIQVNRAPKMRRRTYRAHGRINPYMSSPCHIEVILSEKEQVVSAPSAEEDAPKKKQSKKKMARQKLMQRD; encoded by the exons ATGGGGAGGTACTCGGTTGACCCGGATAATGCAACCAAGT CGTGCAAGGCACGGGGCTCCAACCTCCGCGTGCACTTCAAG AACACCCGTGAGACGGCACAAGCGATCAAGCACATGCCGCTGCGTAGGGCCCAGCGCTACCTGAAGAACGTCATCGCGAAGAAGGAGATCGTGCCTTTCCGGCGGTTCAACGGTGGTGTGGGCCGAAAAGCCCAG GCTAAGGCTTTTGGCTGCACTCAGGGCCGCTGGCCCAAGAAGAGCGCCGAGTTCCTGTGGCAGCTGCTTCGTAACGCTGAGAGCAATGCTGACTACAAGGGTCTGGATGTCGACCGCCTCGTGATCGACCACATCCAGGTTAACAGGGCTCCCAAGATGCGCAGGCGCACCTACCGTGCCCATGGACGTATCAACC CCTACATGAGCAGCCCCTGTCACATAGAGGTCATCCTGAGCGAGAAGGAGCAGGTTGTTTCTGCACCATCAGCTGAAGAAGATGCACCCAAGAAGAAGCAGTCTAAGAAGAAGATGGCACGCCAGAAGCTGATGCAGAGGGACTGA